The following coding sequences lie in one Oncorhynchus nerka isolate Pitt River linkage group LG14, Oner_Uvic_2.0, whole genome shotgun sequence genomic window:
- the LOC115141681 gene encoding frizzled-9-like, with protein sequence MEGSPLKILISLWCQLVVAGYSVELGTYDLERGRPAKCEPIVIPMCQGIGYNMTRMPNFMDHDNQKEAAIKLNEFAPLVEYGCDVHLRFFLCSLYTPMCTDKVSTSIPACRPMCEQARQKCSPIMEKFHYAWPDSLDCSKLPTRNDPNALCMEAPENDTKTEIKKGEGMLPVPPRPRQPGSGNGRSTGSLGSCENPEKFQYVEKSQSCAPRCSSAVDVFWSRRDKDFAFIWMTVWSTLCFVSTSFTVLTFLLDPHRFQYPERPIIFLSMCYNIYSVAFIIRSVAGAENIACDRENGELYIIQEGLESTGCTIVFLILYYFGMASSIWWVILTLTWFLAAGKKWGHEAIESHSNYFHMAAWGIPALKTIIILTMRKVAGDELTGLCYVGSMDSGALTGFVLIPLSCYLVIGTSFVLTGFVALFHIRKVMKTEGTNTEKLEKLMVKIGIYSILYTVPATCVIICYFYERLNMDYWKFRGLEGKCVSFPGRRNEDCSLDASVPTVAVFMLKIFMSLVVGITSGVWVWSSKTLQTWQGLCSRKLASDRTSRKPCGSVSCSTHCHYKAPAVVLHMAKTDPYSESPTHV encoded by the coding sequence ATGGAGGGGTCTCCTTTGAAGATACTGATTTCTCTCTGGTGTCAGTTGGTGGTTGCTGGCTACAGTGTGGAGCTAGGAACCTACGACCTGGAACGAGGCAGACCAGCCAAATGCGAACCCATAGTAATCCCCATGTGCCAGGGCATTGGCTACAACATGACCAGAATGCCCAATTTTATGGACCATGACAACCAAAAGGAGGCTGCCATCAAGCTGAATGAGTTTGCACCTCTAGTGGAGTACGGCTGTGATGTGCACCTTCGTttcttcctctgctctctctacacCCCCATGTGCACTGATAAAGTGTCTACCTCCATCCCAGCCTGCAGGCCCATGTGTGAGCAGGCCAGGCAGAAGTGCTCACCCATTATGGAGAAGTTCCACTACGCATGGCCTGACTCGCTGGATTGCTCCAAGCTCCCGACCAGGAATGACCCCAACGCGCTGTGCATGGAGGCTCCAGAGAACGACACCAAGACAGAGATCAAGAAGGGAGAGGGCATGCTTCCTGTTCCCCCCCGGCCAAGGCAACCGGGTAGCGGTAACGGGCGCTCCACTGGCAGTCTGGGGTCCTGCGAGAACCCAGAGAAATTCCAGTACGTGGAGAAGAGCCAATCGTGTGCTCCCCGCTGCTCCTCGGCAGTGGACGTGTTCTGGTCCAGAAGGGACAAGGACTTTGCCTTCATCTGGATGACGGTGTGGTCAACGCTCTGTTTCGTCTCCACGTCCTTCACCGTTCTCACCTTCCTCCTGGACCCCCACCGCTTCCAGTACCCTGAACGGCCCATCATCTTCCTCTCCATGTGCTACAACATCTACTCTGTGGCCTTCATCATCCGCTCGGTGGCTGGGGCCGAGAACATCGCCTGCGACCGGGAGAATGGCGAGCTCTACATCATCCAGGAGGGGCTGGAGTCCACAGGCTGCACCATCGTCTTCCTCATCCTCTACTACTTCGGTATGGCCTCGTCCATCTGGTGGGTCATACTTACCCTCACCTGGTTCCTGGCCGCTGGTAAGAAGTGGGGCCACGAGGCCATTGAGTCCCACAGCAACTACTTCCACATGGCCGCCTGGGGCATCCCGGCTCTGAagaccatcatcatcctcaccatgAGGAAGGTAGCAGGGGATGAGCTGACGGGTCTGTGCTACGTGGGCAGCATGGACTCTGGAGCGCTCACCGGCTTTGTGCTCATCCCTCTGTCCTGCTACCTGGTCATTGGCACGTCCTTCGTCCTCACCGGCTTTGTGGCGCTCTTCCACATCCGCAAGGTGATGAAAACCGAAGGCACCAACACGGAGAAGCTGGAGAAGCTGATGGTGAAGATCGGCATCTACTCCATCCTGTACACGGTGCCCGCCACCTGCGTCATCATCTGCTACTTCTACGAGAGGCTCAACATGGACTACTGGAAGTTCAGGGGGCTAGAGGGCAAGTGCGTGTCGTTCCCCGGGCGCCGGAACGAGGACTGCTCCCTGGATGCGTCGGTGCCCACTGTGGCGGTGTTCATGCTGAAGATCTTCATGTCTTTGGTGGTGGGCATCACcagtggtgtgtgggtgtggagCTCCAAGAccctgcagacctggcagggCCTGTGCAGCAGGAAGCTGGCATCAGACAGGACTAGCAGGAAGCCCTGTGGCAGCGTGAGCTGCAGCACACACTGTCATTACAAAGCCCCTGCCGTGGTGCTCCACATGGCCAAGACAGACCCTTACTCAGAAAGCCCCACACATGTCTGA